CTACAGAATTCTTGGGGGTTTTCTGCTGACGCTGAAGCCTGCCtggttttcgcagccaactATGCACAAAGCGCCCCGTGCCCGGGTCCTCGAATAGGAAACGCATAATTCAGTACCATTTAATTACGGATGTTGATTGGAATTTATTGACATTCTGCTCCTTGGTGGTTTTTGTTCGTCGGGTCCCTTCGGCCCTTTTATTGAATATGGCGCCACGTGATAGCCGTCATGTGACCTTACGCGATCAATTACCTTGcaaatctctcttcttcagcaacCTACCAGCAATGAAAACCGTCAGAAGTGGACTTTGCTTCGTGAGGACCCTTCGGATCACCACCAACCCGGAGCCGTTCAAGGCGCCTTTTGTTCCCCTTGTCGCCAATGGCTTTTCCGAGGCGATCGGAAACACGCCCTTGATTCGCTTACCCCGGATTTCTGACTCGGTAGGTAGGAATATCTACGGCAAGGCAGAATTCATGAACCCTGGCGGGTCCATCAAGGACCGTGCTGCAAGGTTCATCTTGGACGATGCTGAAGCCAAGGGTTTGATTAAACCTGGCGGAACCATCGTCGAAGGAACCGCTGGAAACACTGGGATTGGCTTAGCTCATGTGTGTCGTCTGAGAGGGTACAAGTGTGTGATATACATGCCCAACACCCAGTCGAAGAGTAAGATTGAGACCTTGCGtcttttgggtgctgaAGTGTACCCTGTGCCTGCTGTGGCGTACGACAACCCTCAGAACTACAACCACCAGGCCAAAAGACACGCAGAGAGCCTTGAGAACGCGGTATGGACCAACCAGTTCGACAATATTGCCAACAGGCAAGCCCACATCGAAGGCACGGGGCCCGAGATCTGGGCTCAATTGGATGGGAAAGTCGATGCATGGACGTGTTCCACGGGCACTGGAGGCACATTTGCAGGTGTGACTCGCTACCTCAAGCTGATGAGCGACAAAGTCAAGTGTGTATTGGCCGACCCTCCGGGATCGGTTTTGTACTCGTACATCCGTAGCAACGGCAAGGAGATTGTGAGAGGAGGGTCTTCGTTCACTGAGGGCATTGGCCAGGGTCGTGTCACCGACAACTTAAAACCGGAAATCGACCTTTTGGACGAGGCGATTCAGATCTCTGATGAAAAATCCATCGCCATGCTCTACAGATTgcttgacgaagaagggATCTATGTTGGCGGCACGTCTGCACTCAATGTAGTTGCGGCCATGGAAGTGGCCCAGACGTTGCCTGAAGGAGCCAATGTGGTTACGGTCTTGTGCGACAGTTGCCACAAGTACTCAGACCGGATGTTCTCACAAGAGTGGCTCAAAAGCAAGGGTCTTTGGGAGGCGATTCCAGAACACTTACACAAGTACGCTGTTCTTCCATAGACCATCTTTAATAAACGTCATTTTTCCCTGGTGGCTTGGCAGGCTCTGCCTTCCTCACGTCATGGAGCACGCATTTCCTTGCGTCGCGTGCGGCGCGGTCTTGTGCTGCAAGGAGCACCCTATGCAAGGTGCGTGATGGCACCTCGGGTGCTGCAGTTGCCAGCGCAGGGTTTCCTGCGTGGCCTCTCTTATTCATCTTTGTTGGCATCGTATCCACCTTGTTACGCGCACTACTGCGGAAACGTGCCCTTCCACTCCGCATAATGACAATCGTGTGATTTCGGCGCATGAAAATAGGGTGTTGCTAGCACCTCTGCTTCGATGCGGTCTGACTTTTTTCCTTGCTCGGGCAAGCCCTCTCTTATGTCACCCTGGCGCAGCGTAGGGCCCAGCAGGGCTTAGCACGAATGAGTTTGACCGGTCTAATTGATCCGATGCCTGACCCCATTTTTGCGTTAAGCCCACTTTTCCCATCACGAATTTCACGGCGCCTGCACCGAACGAAACCCTGGAGGATTCTTTCTGCATGGCCTGCAGCGCTTCGTTTTCGCGTGCAGCAGGACCCGCACTGGTGGTGCTGTTAGTATTCTTCTCCCACAATGAGATAGCCAAAAGGAGGGAATCACACATTTGTTGCTAAAGCAGATTTCTATTTATTGTAAATCTTTACTTGATGATcatcttctctccaaagcCTGGAAACCTATAAAATCTTAAAGCACAGCATTACGATCTCATGATACGGCACTGGAGGAATTGGGCACTACTAGCGCTAGTGTATGCTGAAGAGATTGTTCTACAGCCGTCAGCTCTGACGTCTATTTCTGTGGGCACATCAATTTCCACATCGTCAACATCATTTTCGACTTCTGCGATTTCCAGCGTCGTGAGCAC
This region of Candidozyma auris chromosome 6, complete sequence genomic DNA includes:
- a CDS encoding cysteine synthase A; translated protein: MKTVRSGLCFVRTLRITTNPEPFKAPFVPLVANGFSEAIGNTPLIRLPRISDSVGRNIYGKAEFMNPGGSIKDRAARFILDDAEAKGLIKPGGTIVEGTAGNTGIGLAHVCRSRGYKCVIYMPNTQSKSKIETLRLLGAEVYPVPAVAYDNPQNYNHQAKRHAESLENAVWTNQFDNIANRQAHIEGTGPEIWAQLDGKVDAWTCSTGTGGTFAGVTRYLKSMSDKVKCVLADPPGSVLYSYIRSNGKEIVRGGSSFTEGIGQGRVTDNLKPEIDLLDEAIQISDEKSIAMLYRLLDEEGIYVGGTSALNVVAAMEVAQTLPEGANVVTVLCDSCHKYSDRMFSQEWLKSKGLWEAIPEHLHKYAVLP